A genome region from Anastrepha obliqua isolate idAnaObli1 chromosome 4, idAnaObli1_1.0, whole genome shotgun sequence includes the following:
- the LOC129244326 gene encoding putative gustatory receptor 58a translates to MLRERLLRFVLNVSYYNSLAVGLLPAPLDKKSYEFRSTRLYLAHSVFAHIFYLVASTCASLYFFHAGYMTIHLVLQWTYNITNVTKFFFIIVLIKEIWCKRRCVMEAFVDYFELEAQHEAFLCEHQYKVTEENATEYENEINIKYLKRYTADLIICKFFLGYGLLLLNAYIFISHHPGSDPWYPPITFISYVLNTFGLTVSGHFFYVFCQLYRQFAQINSQLHLLFEQLHQQQRPSDVVATVFARRINSLATLHLDGYRLAQRIFTIGELTLAALLLRLFVVNTRTVYSACLFLSQNSLESLWPLANELLYTFAFFADTIMVMGILDATLDKCNHTGQVLRAYVEVEDTHNAECLRKALDSFAAHLSTQKLRYKVCGLFEFDKGSSLHFFMMVLVKVTVLVQFDMQNKLKA, encoded by the exons atgctACGCGAACGTTTGCTCCGCTTCGTGCTAAACGTTTCCTATTACAACTCACTTGCGGTGGGTTTGCTGCCAGCGCCGCTAGACAAAAAATCGTATGAATTCCGGTCCACACGGTTATATCTAGCGCACAGCGTCTTCGCACATATCTTCTATTTAGTGGCCAGTACGTGTGCCAGCTTATATTTTTTCCATGCTGGCTACATGACGATCCATCTGGTATTACAATGGACCTACAACATAACGAATGTAacgaaatttttcttcattatagtTTTGATCAAGGAGATATGGTGCAAAAGACGTTGCGTTATGGAAGCTTTTGTGGATTATTTTGAGCTGGAAGCACAACACGAAGCATTTCTATGTGAACATCAATACAAAGTAACAGAAGAAAATGCCACCGAGTAT GAAAATGAGATAAACATCAAATATTTGAAGCGCTACACTGCCGACCTCATCATTTGCAAATTCTTTCTTGGGTATGGGCTTCTTCTCTTGAacgcttatatttttataagtcaTCATCCAGGTAGCGATCCGTGGTACCCACCCATCACCTTTATCTCATACGTATTGAACACTTTTGGCCTTACCGTTTCTGGACATTTCTTCTACGTATTCTGCCAACTTTATCGACAGTTTGCGCAAATAAACTCACAGCTGCATTTGTTGTTCGAGCAACTCCATCAACAGCAAAGACCGAGTGATGTCGTAGCAACAGTTTTTGCCAGGCGTATTAACTCTCTGGCCACATTGCATCTGGATGGCTACCGTCTGGCACAACGTATTTTCACCATCGGAGAGCTCACGCTGGCCGCtttgttgttgcggttgttTGTTGTTAACACGCGTACAGTTTATAGTGCTTGCCTCTTTCTTAGCCAAAACTCGCTTGAGAGTTTATGGCCCTTGGCCAATGAGCTCTTGTACACTTTCGCGTTCTTTGCTGATACGATAATGGTAATGGGTATACTGGATGCGACGTTGGACAAATGCAATCATACTGGACAAGTACTGAGAGCGTATGTGGAGGTGGAGGATACGCACAATGCTGAGTGTTTGAGAAAAGCG CTGGACTCATTTGCAGCCCATCTCAGCACCCAAAAGCTTCGTTACAAAGTTTGTGGCCTCTTCGAATTCGATAAAGGATCATCGTTGCACTTCTTTATGATGGTATTGGTAAAAGTAACGGTACTAGTGCAATTCGATATGCAAAACAAGTTGAAGGCGTAA